The following are encoded in a window of Candidatus Eisenbacteria bacterium genomic DNA:
- a CDS encoding SDR family NAD(P)-dependent oxidoreductase, whose amino-acid sequence MAPGRGQNRRAAGPCQRRREPGRAHGERALGEQLAQGRLVWSAGLPQGPVSGRSALRAKRQAGTHHCSTRQAIAPIIPCCGPRGGPRHWRRGRRWRRRGRGDQGGTRVPKPVRLILLHLMDGVLLIASVYLALLLRFDGRIPEQFQGGLVLGAAVAVLVGLLCLDLFKVHRTLWRYAGLPTALSIANALTLAFLALYVVNQLIRPQPLPRSVIVLSWIMAAVLVMGVRVAWRLLRYPMPWVSRKDRRILIVGAGDVGAMVAREIARTVNFAGRPIGFLDDDRDKLHARVENIEVLGTTFDLPRILEEERIDAVILAAPSAPGRLVGEVARVCIEKGVVCQTVPALADYIEGRGALDQVREIRIEDLLGREPVEIDLPGIRQAIEGRVVLVTGAGGSIGSELCRQLARFDPERIVMLDHNENSLTYLGLELKETHRKLDLLHVVGDIKDESGMRALMLAQRPNLVLHAAAHKHVNLLETSPREAILNNLLGTRNVALAAEASGVETLALISTDKAVHPTSVMGASKRACEMLLQAMASRSKTTMVAVRFGNVIGSDGSVLPIFRRQLARGGPLTVTHPEARRYFMTIPEASQLVIQAILLGQSGDVFILDMGKQVRILDIAKQLIRLSGLRPDHDIQVEFIGLRPGEKLSEEILTAEETTRTTRHAKILRCELENVDPDLVERRVQDLIDLAREAPPDAIREAMMGMVPEYVTQEPEPLPQEPERVAYDAPAEPHAASDSAPGKRLLDMLAAGLGLAILAAPAAFAYGLMALLGPGRVVFRREDRIGMNRRTRDRRLAPAGVHIDRRYDDRRKHSLPGRPFVTYALEFEEPAGGGSAVRHLRRWFEAARVDRLLYLWSVLKGDMSLVGPSCHLIESDTWKQSRVSAWCFAQRPGLTGPAQLVGGAGEEVPNYDRYYGQHRNWRLDIDALRLALPRLLRPRSNGSGLDVRDVPYAAPARDGGKEARKA is encoded by the coding sequence ATGGCCCCTGGGCGAGGCCAGAATCGCCGTGCCGCCGGGCCGTGTCAACGCCGCCGTGAACCGGGTCGCGCCCATGGAGAGCGGGCTCTTGGCGAGCAGCTTGCCCAGGGAAGGCTCGTCTGGTCCGCCGGCCTCCCGCAGGGGCCAGTATCGGGTCGATCGGCTCTCCGGGCGAAGCGCCAGGCGGGAACTCACCATTGCTCGACCCGGCAAGCGATTGCGCCGATAATCCCGTGTTGTGGGCCCCGTGGCGGTCCGCGGCATTGGCGGCGCGGGCGGCGCTGGAGGCGCCGCGGAAGAGGCGACCAAGGAGGAACGAGAGTGCCCAAGCCTGTCCGGCTCATCCTGCTTCATCTGATGGACGGGGTGTTGCTTATCGCCTCCGTCTACCTCGCGCTCCTCCTCAGATTCGATGGGAGGATCCCGGAGCAGTTCCAGGGCGGCCTTGTGCTCGGAGCCGCCGTGGCCGTGCTGGTCGGCCTCCTCTGTCTGGATCTCTTCAAGGTCCACAGGACCCTCTGGAGGTACGCGGGGCTCCCCACGGCGCTCTCGATCGCGAACGCGCTCACGCTGGCATTCCTGGCCCTTTACGTAGTGAACCAACTCATCCGGCCGCAACCCCTGCCGAGAAGCGTCATCGTCCTCTCCTGGATCATGGCAGCCGTCCTTGTGATGGGTGTCCGCGTCGCATGGAGGCTCCTCCGGTATCCGATGCCCTGGGTGTCAAGAAAGGACCGCCGGATTCTCATCGTCGGCGCGGGGGACGTGGGGGCGATGGTGGCGAGGGAGATCGCGCGGACCGTCAACTTCGCCGGTCGCCCCATCGGCTTCCTGGACGACGACCGCGACAAGCTCCACGCCAGGGTCGAGAACATCGAGGTGCTGGGCACCACGTTCGATCTTCCCCGAATCCTCGAGGAGGAACGGATCGACGCCGTGATCCTCGCGGCCCCCTCCGCCCCGGGGAGGCTGGTGGGCGAGGTCGCCCGCGTGTGCATAGAGAAGGGGGTTGTCTGCCAGACCGTCCCCGCCCTGGCCGATTACATCGAAGGGAGAGGGGCCCTTGACCAAGTCCGCGAGATCCGCATCGAGGACCTCCTGGGGCGGGAACCCGTGGAGATCGACCTGCCTGGGATACGCCAGGCGATCGAGGGGCGCGTTGTCCTGGTGACCGGTGCAGGAGGGTCGATCGGATCGGAGCTCTGCCGGCAGCTCGCGCGCTTCGATCCCGAGCGGATCGTGATGCTCGACCACAACGAGAACAGCCTGACCTATCTGGGTCTCGAGCTCAAGGAGACACATCGCAAGCTGGACCTTCTCCACGTTGTGGGAGACATCAAGGACGAGAGCGGCATGCGCGCGCTCATGCTGGCCCAGAGGCCGAACCTCGTGCTGCACGCGGCCGCGCACAAGCATGTGAACCTCCTAGAGACCAGTCCGCGCGAGGCCATCTTGAACAACCTGCTGGGGACGCGAAACGTAGCCCTCGCGGCGGAGGCGTCAGGAGTGGAGACGCTGGCCTTGATCTCGACCGACAAGGCAGTCCATCCGACGAGCGTGATGGGGGCATCGAAGCGGGCGTGCGAGATGCTCTTGCAGGCCATGGCCTCGCGATCCAAGACGACGATGGTCGCTGTGAGATTCGGGAACGTGATCGGCTCGGATGGGAGCGTGCTCCCGATCTTCAGGCGACAGCTGGCCCGCGGGGGGCCGCTCACAGTGACGCACCCCGAGGCCCGGCGGTACTTCATGACCATTCCGGAGGCGAGTCAGCTCGTGATCCAGGCGATCCTGCTCGGCCAGTCGGGGGACGTCTTCATCCTCGACATGGGAAAGCAGGTCAGGATCCTCGATATCGCGAAGCAGCTGATCCGGCTGAGCGGACTCAGGCCGGATCACGACATCCAGGTGGAGTTCATAGGCCTCCGCCCCGGGGAGAAGCTCTCCGAGGAGATCCTGACGGCTGAGGAGACCACGCGGACGACGCGCCACGCGAAGATCCTGCGGTGTGAGCTCGAAAACGTCGATCCCGACCTGGTTGAACGCCGGGTTCAGGATCTGATCGACTTGGCCAGAGAGGCGCCGCCGGACGCCATTCGCGAGGCGATGATGGGCATGGTGCCTGAGTACGTCACGCAGGAACCGGAACCGTTGCCGCAGGAGCCCGAGCGCGTCGCCTATGATGCGCCCGCCGAGCCCCATGCCGCCTCCGACAGCGCTCCGGGCAAGCGGCTGCTCGACATGCTCGCTGCCGGCCTCGGTCTGGCGATCCTGGCGGCTCCCGCGGCGTTCGCTTACGGCCTCATGGCCCTTCTGGGCCCGGGACGCGTCGTTTTCAGGCGAGAAGACAGGATCGGAATGAACCGGCGAACGCGCGACCGAAGACTGGCGCCGGCCGGGGTCCACATCGATCGCAGATACGACGATCGGCGCAAGCACTCGCTCCCGGGACGCCCCTTCGTGACATATGCTCTGGAGTTCGAGGAGCCCGCCGGCGGCGGATCCGCGGTTCGCCATCTGAGGAGGTGGTTCGAGGCTGCGCGCGTCGATCGACTCCTCTATCTGTGGTCGGTCCTGAAGGGAGATATGAGTCTGGTGGGCCCCTCTTGCCACTTGATCGAGAGCGACACATGGAAGCAGTCCCGGGTGAGCGCCTGGTGCTTCGCGCAACGGCCGGGCCTGACCGGGCCGGCGCAGCTTGTCGGGGGGGCGGGGGAAGAGGTTCCAAACTACGATCGATACTACGGCCAGCACCGGAACTGGCGGCTGGACATCGATGCTCTAAGGCTTGCTTTGCCGAGACTGCTCAGACCGCGCAGCAACGGCAGCGGGCTCGATGTGCGGGACGTTCCCTACGCGGCTCCCGCAAGGGACGGCGGGAAGGAGGCTAGGAAGGCATGA